A genome region from Diorhabda carinulata isolate Delta chromosome 2, icDioCari1.1, whole genome shotgun sequence includes the following:
- the LOC130903658 gene encoding protein artichoke-like — protein sequence MRFTNILLWLSLSIIVEQAKASCGMFKESVYHYLGEKILYRYITCTNMTPKDDLNNQIVSILNSSCEILQISKSSLPIIKKEMFVSLNLTRMVIDAGVQIIQEKTFERSNISTIILDNNRIFKIENLAFKSFYIDTISLQNNSLSEITDQTFAECVNLRILNLQMNTITTIDPNAFKDLVILENLNLAYNIITNRYLDIFKTNKRLKYLNIGDNTLTRLDGSHFPTSLLEINAVNNDIVNFNISNLRQLQSLNLNSNKIFRINDCLNNLPALNYLHLSNNFLGKSKSEDIKRFSVLTNLTLLELDNNYLEYFNFSGIENLEIISLSDNYLTKLDFSELSRNLKSLNLSHNFLSSLKNISVLSKLSKLDVSYNDLSLIEYDSFMGLNMLNGLYLSHNSIVDLPIGGFRDLVELQYFDLSYNNLTNISSGSLSGLVSLKELDLSHNKLTYLNEDMFHYMKNLKMLNIAYNNLTNVNIKGILAHVVWLRQIDLRGNKWACKLLINVIKDSILLQMKSGDSFNVSNVNGIPCDENMEINGKPEDGFPKIVSSLNNLVDIASNISIKISVLITLVCLIVLLIGIKSILIKYSSQITTAKQFIYQKSESEPEVHLI from the exons ATGAG GTTTACAAACATTCTACTGTGGCTTAGTCTTTCTATAATAGTTGAACAAGCTAAAGCATCATGTGGTATGTTCAAGGAATCCGTTTATCATTACCTaggagaaaaaattttgtaccgTTATATCACCTGTACAAATATGACACCAAAAGACGACTTAAACAATCAAATAGTTTCAATTCTAAATTCCAGTTGTgaaattttgcaaatatctAAGAGCAGTTTACCGATAATAAAGAAGGAGATGTTTGTCTCTTTAAATTTAACCAGGATGGTGATCGATGCCGGCGTTCAAATAATCCAAGAAAAAACTTTCGAACGTTCCAATATATCTACAATAATTCTGgataataatagaatttttaaaatagaaaatctcgcttttaaatcattttatattgataCAATAAGcttacaaaataattcattgagTGAAATTACGGATCAAACATTCGCCGAATGTGTTAATTTAAGAATATTGAATCTTCAAATGAATACTATAACCACCATAGATCCCAATGCCTTTAAAGATTTagtaattttagaaaatttgaatttagctTATAATATTATAACTAATAGATACTTGGATATTTTTAAAAcgaataaaagattaaaatatcTGAATATTGGTGATAATACGTTAACAAGATTAGACGGTAGTCACTTTCCAACATCTCTGTTGGAAATTAACGCCGTTAATAACGATatagttaattttaatatatcaaatttacGTCAACTGCAGTCACTTAATttgaattctaataaaatatttaggatAAATGATTGTTTAAATAATCTACCTGCTTTAAATTATTTGCATTTAAGTAATAATTTTCTCGGAAAATCTAAGTCGGAAGACATAAAAAGATTTTCGGTATTAACAAATTTGACCCTATTAGAACtcgataataattatttggagtattttaattttagcgGAATCGAAAATCTCGAAATAATTTCTCTTTCCGATAACTATCTCACGAAACTTGATTTTTCAGAACTTTCAAGAAATTTAAAATCCCTTAACTTGAGTCACAATTTTTTATCGAGtcttaaaaatatatcagtCTTGTCGAAACTATCAAAATTAGATGTTAGCTATAATGATTTATCACTTATCGAATACGATTCATTCATGGGATTAAATATGTTGAACGGTTTGTACTTAAGCCATAATTCAATAGTTGATTTACCTATAGGTGGTTTTAGAGACCTCGTCGAACTACAATATTTCGATCTAAGTTATAATAACTTAACTAACATCAGTTCAGGTAGTTTAAGCGGACTGGTTAGCTTGAAGGAATTAGATTTAAGCCATAATAAACTAACTTATCTAAACGAAGATATGTTTCATTAcatgaagaatttgaaaatgttgaatataGCTTACAATAATCTAACCAATGTTAATATTAAAGGTATCTTAGCTCACGTGGTCTGGTTACGACAAATAGATCTTAGAGGTAATAAATGGGCTtgtaaattattgattaatgtGATTAAAGATAGTATATTATTACAAATGAAAAGCGGCGATTCTTTTAACGTTAGTAACGTTAACGGGATACCTTGTGATGAAAATATGGAGATAAACGGAAAACCTGAGGACGGTTTTCCCAAAATCGTTTCTAGTTTGAACAATCTTGTCGATATTGCATCTAATATATCGATTAAAATAAGCGTTTTGATCACTCTCGTATGTCTGATTGTTCTTTTGATTGGTATTAagtcaattttgataaaatattcatctcAAATCACTACTGCTAAACAATTCATTTATCAAAAGTCTGAAAGCGAACCAGAAGTACATCTCATATAA